A region of Silurus meridionalis isolate SWU-2019-XX chromosome 13, ASM1480568v1, whole genome shotgun sequence DNA encodes the following proteins:
- the gatm gene encoding glycine amidinotransferase, mitochondrial, protein MLRVRCLRGGSRGAEAAHLIGAMIGRTVSRWVQKAFQSSSSAAAVRSDAAEDVSVTEPVADECPVCAYNEWDPLEEVIVGRAENARVPPFTVEVKANTYEKYWPFYQKYGGQTFPEEHLKKAITEIEEMCNILHHEGVVVRRPEPIDWSIKYKTPDFTSTGMYAAMPRDILLVVGNEIIEAPMAWRARFFEYRAYRPLIKEYFNQGAKWTTAPKPTMADELYDQDYPIRTVEDRHKLAAEGKFVTTEHEPCFDAADFIRAGTDLFVQRSQVTNFMGIEWMRRHLAPNYKVHIISFKDPNPMHIDATFNIIGPGLVLSNPDRPCRQIDMFKKAGWTVVHPPTPLIPDDHPLWMSSKWLSMNVLMLDEKRVMVDANETTIQKMFENLGIKTIKVSIRHANSLGGGFHCWTTDVRRRGTLQSYFH, encoded by the exons ATGCTGAGAGTGCGCTGTCTGAGAGGAGGGAGCCGAGGAGCCGAAGCTGCTCATTTAATCGGAGCCATG ATCGGACGTACGGTGTCCCGTTGGGTTCAGAAGGCGTTTCAGAGCTCGAGCTCGGCTGCCGCTGTGAGATCAGATGCAGCCGAGGACGTGTCCGTCACTGAGCCTGTGGCTGACGAGTGTCCAGTCTGCGCTTATAACGAGTGGGACCCTCTGGAGGAAGTGATTGTAGGGCGAGCGGAGAACGCACGTGTCCCTCCGTTTACTGTAGAGGTCAAG gcTAACACGTACGAAAAGTACTGGCCATTTTATCAGAAATATGGAGGGCAGACATTCCCTGAGGAGCACCTGAAGAAGGCGATTACTGAAATCGAGGAAATGTGCAATATCCTGCACCATGAGGGCGTCGTGGTGAGGAGACCAGAACCCATCGACTGGTCCATCAAGTACAAAACCCCCGACTTCACATCCACAG gcatgtACGCAGCAATGCCACGAGACATCCTGTTGGTTGTGGGGAATGAGATCATTGAGGCTCCGATGGCGTGGAGAGCTCGGTTCTTTGAGTATCGTGCGTACAGGCCGCTCATCAAAGAGTACTTTAATCAAGGAGCAAAGTGGACCACCGCACCCAAACCCACCATGGCTGATGAGCTCTACGaccag gattacCCGATCCGTACAGTAGAGGACAGACACAAACTGGCTGCAGAAGGAAAGTTTGTCACCACTGAACATGAGCCATGTTTTGACGCTGCTGATTTTATCCGTGCCGGAACAGATCTGTTTGTACAGAGGAGccag GTGACCAACTTCATGGGAATCGAGTGGATGAGACGTCACCTCGCTCCCAACTACAAAGTGCACATCATCTCGTTTAAGGATCCGAACCCCATGCACATCGACGCTACCTTTAACATCATCGGACCCGGGCTGGTGCTGTCCAATCCAGACAGACCATGCCGTCAG ATCGATATGTTTAAGAAGGCCGGCTGGACGGTGGTCCATCCACCAACACCTTTAATTCCTGATG ATCACCCACTCTGGATGTCCTCCAAGTGGTTGTCCATGAATGTCCTGATGCTGGATGAGAAACGCGTCATGGTGGACGCTAACGAGACGACTattcagaaaatgtttgaaaatctTG GTATTAAGACGATTAAAGTGAGTATTCGTCACGCGAACTCCCTGGGCGGAGGCTTCCACTGCTGGACCACAGATGTCCGGCGCAGAGGAACACTGCAGTCCTACTTCCACTGA